A region of the Epinephelus moara isolate mb chromosome 23, YSFRI_EMoa_1.0, whole genome shotgun sequence genome:
GGTGGTTGTCGTGGTTACCTGGTCTTCAAAAGCATACAACAGATCCTCACGGCCATGCTGCTTGTAGCAGTTCTTAACGATGGTCCGCAACGCCTGCGTCCACGACACCTTGGGAAACAAAGTACAACTTTATTTGGCAAATATTCAACAGACtggtttaaagagacagttcaccctatAAGCAATAACACTTCTTTATATGGCATCTCTTGGAACATGCTTGCTTACAATGTTGTCCCGCCTATATGGTGCAGAGATTGAGGCTGAACAAGAACAAATAGGATTTAAAGTAGGTGGCAAAGGAAGCCAGTATTCCCCTGCAGAGATCGACagagtgtgacatcatcacagcagTATTCCTCTCACCCTCTGCTTCTGCTCCTCTGTGCGGACGTCACTGCGGACGTTGGCCCACGGGATGTCCTCAGGCCACCACACTGGCTTGCAGCTCTCCTTACCCCAGCCGGGCTTCCCTCTGCCCGTCGAGTACTTCAGCATCTCTGGGATGAATGCTCGCAGCTGGGCCTGAGGCGAAGGAGAGAAGCACGGAGAAACGAGATGATACAGACATCAAAACTCCAAAGTGGAAAAGCCGCAGTGCCTCTCTCTgagacacacataaacacacatgcccTTGAGCAGGCAGCGGGAGGCGCGTATTGATCGGGCACCCGCTGCCGGGTGCTGAGGTGGTCAAGGCCTGCAAATAGAAACAGGCTTTCTAAAAGGAGAACGATGCGATCATGTTTATTAACAGACCAATCTATGGCTGTGGCTCCAGCCTGATGTGTGAGACAGACACCATGGGAACATCGGGAGGTGATCCGACTGTCAGCCCGTCCTCACAGAGGCTCCAGTAAACTCAGCTTTGGTATTAACAAGGACAAGCAAGTCAATAttgttgaaaagaaaatcaatgtcaaacaaaaaacattagaTTTACTTTGATCACTCATGACATTGTGCTACTTTATGGACTTGTGTAGAGACTCGAGTTATAATGACTGCACACTGACTGTATCAATGAGTGCTTGGCCACTATGTTTGAGTAGCACCATTCATAgatgatgagagagagagatgtgcaCTGTGCCCCAAAACAGGGAGAGGAAGTCTCAATCAGATCTGATTCGCTTGCTATTGATAATCCGCCAGCACACGTACTTCACGTGTGGTGGCAAGCGACGTGCCTATCCGCTCGCCAAGCGACGTGCCTTTCCGCTTGCCATCGCCATCAACACTTCCAGAACAAGCATGCGCTGACACTTGCTGACAGACCCAGGGTGGGGTTTAGTGCCAATGTCCTCAGTGTCCTGGTAATATGCAAGCATCACTGGGGGATTATATTGCACAATGAGGCACTGCAGCGTCTGCCTGCCTTGACATCACGGGCTAAATTTGGTTCCGGGAGAAATAAATCCATCTCTCCACCCCCACTTAGACCCCCTTTTTGACTCACACACCACTGATACGCAGTCCCGCAGCGCATCACACAGAGATATGACAAAATGGATCTTGATAGAAAATGGATGCTTACTTTATCACACCAGCTTTTGGAAAACTGCAGTCAAGGGGCTTCACTTCAGTCATCACTTGGCGGACTGACAGAGTAATTTGGGATTAGCCCAAGAAAGACGGACTTAGTGGCAAAAAGATGCTTGCATTTCCACCTGTGGCTCATCTATGTGTGGATGAATGTGGATGCATGTGTGCTAGGCCAGATGGCCTAATTACAGTGGCGAGCGAGTTAAGTGGCATgttgtgcccccccccccccccccccaaatccTAATCCTCCAAGCAATGGTCCAATCAGCATTTAGGAAGGTGCCGATGTAGCCGGGTCCCTGGCCCTAACAAGGCTAGGGGTAATTATGGGCTCAGGCTGGACCCGGGATCACCTGCTACAGATGCTCCATATATCGGACTGGGCCTCTGCCTGCGTCACTAAACCTCCCTTGGGATTTCTTCAGTGGCGTAAAACCTACTGTAGATGTCTGCACAGAAGACAATAAGACCTTACTGATATGGATCAGGAGCACTCAGTCTGAATTAGCTCCCTTTCATCGCAGAGTTCTCATTTCCACACTCGCAATTCCCCAACTTGATCAACCATCCtgtctccaacacttggcacaCCTCCACAAACACCCACACCTTTCCACCCGGCTTGGCTGAGCTGAGTGAGGCAACAGGTTACTCACGATAATCTCATCCTACAACCTCCAGAAAAACAAGCACCGACTAACACCTGCCCTCCGAGGACACATCAGGAGCTGGGATTGGCCACCGCGGCTCCCGGGGATGAGGGCCGTCTCTGAGGACCGCTGTCATGCTGGCTACTCTGACGATGATCCAGAGAATGCGTCAGCAGCACTGGGATGGCAGAGTAAACAAGCCAGGTTCCCTCGGGTCAAGAGAGTACCTAAGCTGCCAATGGTGCTAATGTTGCAGTGAAAGCCCGACTCTTTGAATTCTcactcattttttaaataactttatCTGGTTTTTATATTAACTCTGAGTTCTTTGTGAGTTCTACGGTCTTTTCAGTTTCACAGTGTGCATTTCTAATTTGATTTGAGGATATGGTCGACATATTTTATTCCAAGGATTGAAATCTTTTTTGCTATTTTGCTTTGAAAcacttaatttaattattagactcttgtttgttttggtcGAAAATATCTTTTCACGGTAACTGCttgattttggttgttgtttaatttcattaattttcattttagataataaaagaaaaaaatagccGTCTACTCCACATCCTCTCTCTGCTCACTGGTACCACATCCTGTGTAGCAAAGGGAGGAGGCTTGGCTTGTTTTTAGATGCTGACACTACCTATGCATCAGGCACACTGATGCGTACAATGTTGAAGTCGCTCTTTacaatgaaaatgaattcaagcactaaaaaaataattaatggtTAAACATGCATGAATCAAACTCATCAAGTGACACTGACAGGCAGGCGGAAACAGCTCAAACTGAATGGTTGACCTTGATACACATACAGTTGCGAGCTAAGCTCTTGCTCACAACAGACATCTAACACAATCTGTAATTCTGATTTGTTGTCAACTGGCGCCCTCTGCTGGGACAGTTGTGATAGTGTATGACAGCAAAAGGAAGTATGGTTAGTTCATTCCGATAACAGCTGTTTGATGCGGGATGTTGCGAGGTTTAGGCCCTAACAGATGAGCAGAGAGAGTGTTGAGTCTGACCTGGGTCATCTTGTCCACAGAGACGGGGATGCCGTCAATGGTGAGAGGAGGCAGCTCTGAGGACATCTCTCCACCAGCGGGCGCGTGTTCAGCCAGAGCGTTCTCCAGATCCTCCAACATCATGCCCTTATACTTCCTCACCTGGAGGACAGAAAGACAGGTGCAGTGTTTCAGTTTAGTGCAGGAGGTATGTAGTAATTATTGgttaaatcaaaagaaaatgaatttcACCTGATGTGTCTCCCCTTCAAGTAGTAATACCAAAGACAACTGCTAATAACTACTGACTGCATCACTCACCACATTCTCCAGAGGAGCAGCTCCAAACACCTTGAACACAGGGTTGGGTTTGGAGGGAGAGATACACAGCACTATGGCCTGTTGGCCCACTCTGGTGGTGTACTCATCCAGGGTGGCTCGCAGTTTCCTGTAATCACACACACCACCCTTTACCTCCTGGTTTACAATAAAAGCCACAATCACTCAGATCTCAGGTGCCCAAAGTGACATTATTTGTCATTGTAACTGTAAAAATACATGGCAGAGGTTTTGGGGAATGTTGGCTTATAGGTGTTTTAAACTCACCTGAGCAGACGAGTCTGCTGCCTCTTGCGGATGGAGGGGTTTGATTCAAAGATGTGAGgcctctttcttttcttaccagttgccactgcagcagcagcagccatgcCTACTgggcctgagagagaaagagcaggtTTGACTGTTAGTGAAAGCAGAATAAACATTCTGTAGATTGTGTTCAAGTACTGTTTCTTATACTCTGATTTGAGCATTTAATAATTATCCTGAATGTAAAGCCTGCATGATTCAATCTTCTTTTTAGATTCGATTTGAAATTAGTTTTTAAGGATGAAAGTGAAGTTTAAAATGAAGTTGGGCTGCACTTGTGGCTCACTGGCACCATTTGCTCTCATGAAAACTTCAGCAGGGTTCCCACACCTTCTTAAACATCAAATTCAGGGACTTTTCAAGGACGTTCAAGACCTACTTTCCTTAAATTCAAGGACCCAGTGTAACATTGTTTGAGACACGAATTAAAGTGAATTATTTATTAAGgttaagtaaaaaataaaaataaaaaaaaaataatcaaacttCAAATTTGATTCTTCAACAAAATATAGGAATTTAAGCACATTCAATGACCCATGcctatttatttctatttacaAAAAATTTTAAGGTCTTGATTCCCCCTCTCTTCAAATTCACAAACTCTCAGGGTTTTCAAGGACCCATGcaaaagtgaaaagacaaaaaaaaccccttttgtttgtttgacaggtGACATAACAGTGAAGCAGTACAGGCACCACCTACTGTTCATTTAGAGGCATTACACTGAACTCAGGAGGTTATGGATGCTTTATTGGATCTACAGAGTTTATCAAAGATGCAAGATAAAACATCCGCTTTTCTGTCAGACATCGGTTGGAAAAACTCCTCAAGTGTTCTTAGATGCTTCTTATCAAATTAATCTCACTCCCACCAATTTCAAACAACCAAAATGCTCCGTTTCtatggaggtatttttgtgtctttttgttgcaatcatataaaactgttttagagCATATTTCTTGAACTGCAATAAAAATTCAAGTTTTTAAGTAAAAACATATGATAATTTTGTTTGCAAATCAGTCATCTTTGCTTGCAAGTTAAAAACTTTTGCTTGCAGATCAGTCCTCTTAGCTTGTGagttaaagttttgcttgcaagTGCAACTGCACTTAATGGGCGGGGCCTACGCTGATGGATGAAAGACGAGTTTCTATTGGTGGGTTTGACGTGGCTCCATACAGAGCGGGCTACACCCATgattccctctctcccactggaAACGCTCGACAGTCGGCATTACTGCTACACCCCGGGGCATCGACGGTACTGACCATTACGCCGTCGAATAGTTCTGCcctggctaaacaaaagcaatctACATGCACCAGTTCAAATTTAACATTCTTGCTATTgttaggcctagtccacacggacccgtgtacttctgaaaccgtgtattattctatgagatttggctgtttggccaTAGATAGGTTAactgcagtattttattacctgtctccattgtttgacgTCAGAGCGACGGTAAATAGCtattttctaaaagtttacttactactaaaatcccacatcctgtgttaaatacaatgtatcttaactatgtatcttaactatatttacaatgaagcttGATTCTGCACTCTGCACTTAGCCCGTATGTGAATGTTCACCGTTGCTACggcaacaagtgacagctgacgttagcgtcccttagcttagctcaatcgtccgacaaacaataacccataaacttataatttaacatatttaaacaaaatcaacaacagctaccaacagttacagtccttacaaccttagctaatgtgttgtcacaggTTAGAGTGTCAAGATTAAAGTAATAACAGCTTAAATCCCTGAGGAACTACGCTACCATTAGTGACGGTTGCATCCACTTGTATGCAGTTACCTTACGTTACAGTTCCCTCAAACAATATCACGAAGCACAATAGAAACTATATAAACAAATTATCTATTAAGGGTACACTACTGATAAAATCTGAAGGTGCTTAGGTGACATTTACCCACCTGAAAgaataaaggaaaacaaactgtgtttttGCTGGTCTTCAGTAGCTTCACTGTCGGtgtaactgccaactgaagaacgCAGCGCAAACCAACCGTTTATATACCCAGATTTGCTCTCGTGCCTTTACTCAAAtcagttatgttttaaattgAATGGGGGTATCTGTATGGTATCTGTACTTGTCTGTACTCGTGTGGAcaaattttttttggaaaccgGAGGCCGAAAAACTTCGGTTTCAGAAATGATTTTCGCCACAGCTCCCCTGTGAACTACAGAACTCCCATGTTGCTTTGCAAGCGTACTAGGCTGATGAGTagaatttaagaaacaggctaaatgacatgatgttgcccactcttgtacagtaggtggcggtatacACCTTTAAATTGTTTGCAATCCGCTAaccgagagaagaagaaaaaaatgcttcacaagctgtcattccgattgagactggccaatagagacgtgtcttacagctttcagtttaggccCCGCCCACCAGCTTCAACTTTATACTCGCAAaactttttgacttgcaaacaaaacttttggatttgcattttttaatcaatcattttttacttgcaataaaacatttgtgattgcaatattgatacttttgctctcaaatcttttttttgattgcaaaacctactctgtttgattgaataataaagaaacaaatgtagctccatacGTTTCTCCCTACTGTTAGACGTACCTGCGGCAGCCAGGTGAGCAGTGACCTCATCAGTGCCAGCCGAGTTGAGGATGTCCGTGTCATCATAAGGATCATCATCTGGCGAGGATGTCGAGTCTTCCTCGGCGCTCATCATAGACGCTTCGGTAAAGGTGGCCACATGTACCTACACACAGTGATGATCCGAGTAGAAGGGGTTCATTGAGGTTGTTTCTGGTTAAGTTGTTTAATCATCTTGTGAATAACTGGACTTTTGCTTCCTGGTTTCCACTATCTAATTATTGCTGCATATAAGTGCACCTGCTGGACCTGTTGGCTGACGGCGCTGGCCTCGATGGTGGTCATGTGCTCTGTCTGGTGAACGACGTGCTCGTCCATTATCGGCCACCTGGTCTACACAGCTGGATCCACGGTACAATGactgaggagagacagaggaaaaccGTTTTACCCATCTCATTTTGGGTTTatttgaccttatacttcattcgacttaacttagacctgttgtcctcgttcgtggacactttttgtgccatctagtggtaacaagagcacaatacactaatccatgtaaaaacaagatggcagccatcttgccaacaatgtttgtagtttgatatggcaacaaacttgaccaattttagcaacagtaacaagctaagacactgtgaattaggaagtacttgtttgaggacattgggacttaattatcgttgacaatgtttagtttttttgtacttatcgggtcctactgatcccaagtAGCTCGGaggaattaaaaatgcataccaaacaaaagttcaggtctctgGTGCCTGAGTAAATGCCATCCATTCATAATGATCGCACAGAACTCGTCTGGGAATATTTCCTGCTATAGTGACAATTGATATGCCGATTAGCATAAGCATATTACTGCGTATACACAATGATGCAACATGTACTACATGTCCTCAAAATCTTCTATCATCTATACTgcaatatatacatacattatgCATGTTGCATAACCATAATGCAGGTACGTTAATCTTAGGAGGCACTGCAAGTATtctgtgtatttatgtgaaCTTGAGTGCACCATGAAtgcatcactgctgctctgcctctAGAGGGCTTCACACTGCATCAATAATATTTCATGTGGAATAACATCAATGTGATCAAAGCATGAAAATAATGCTTTATGTTCATATTTATTATGTGTTAAATCAAAGGTGTTACAAGATATTAATCTGCATGACATGCATTGAAAATACTGCTTAGCACTATTTAGATACATAAAATAGTGTCATGAAATTCAGCAGAGGGTTTCTGATAGTGTACGTGTGAACAAGCAAGAAAGGTAAATGCTGTTAGTTTGAGACAGTGAAAGTGTTGGTGGtgaagtgcatgtgtgtgtagtctGACAGATGATTGGAAATAACTTATTGAATAAAGATTAAACTCTGTAGCATAAAATAtgcttttgttcattttgtaatcTGTGACTCAGTCAACATATGGTCAATGCAGACAAGCTTTGTGAGTGAAATGAACCACTGGGGCAGTTTAATGGGGATACCCTGTTAAGATGATTCATAATAGGCAGCTTATAGATGGGGTATATATGTGATCAGATCAATACTACACACATTTTCTCCTTGAAAGGCAGTATAGCAGGATTGTTGTTACACACCAATGCAATAAAACACAGCACAGGGGGTGAAAATGTGGCATTATCTGCAGCCAGACTGGTTTATTTGCATCCAGTCCCCTGTAACAGCTACAGCACGGTGGCTGCTGATAGGATCAATGGGATGATGCACGACTCGACAATAACAGCGATGTTTAGTAATAACCATGGCTTGCAATAAGGTTAATTTCATAACAGATTTTAGTACATACGCATAAGCAGTTGTATTAAACAGGCAGCGTTATTGCTCAGTGGCTACAGAGCTGTAATATTAGCCGACTCGCCGGGTCGGTTGACAACGGCTGCCAAGCGGAGCTAAGCTAGCAATGTCCTACATTTGGCTaataagctagctagctaacgatTTGGCGGCGTAGCTTCGGTCATCTGAATGGACATCAACTGTGATCGAGCACAGCAGTAGTTTCCCGATGTTTGGACGCTGAACACAGATAAATTCAGCGTGTAATCAAAGGGAAGACTTAAACATCGGGTAAGGCAGCAGCTAGCATGAAACCCGCGCaatatgaaacaaaacagagcGCTACGACAGGCCGAGCGGCCTCCGTCTCACCCAAAGCTATTCTACTCTTTCTGAGCTTGTTGTCGATACGCGCCTAGATCATGATACCCGACAAAAAGCCATCTTTGTCTCATAACCCCGCTCCAGTCAACATCTAAACAATCTGCATCTTTCACCCCAACGCTGCCGGGTTCGATGATGCGGCTGCGCCGGGGCTGAAATAGATGGAGATTGCGCGGTAGGGCACTAACCTCAGAGCGGCTGCGCTACTTCGGGCCTGCGCCGTACAGTGGGGATGGTACCGAGCTGTAATGGACGACAGAGGGGAGCCAGCAGCAAACACAGCGAGCAGAGCGCACACAACACTGGTCTGCACTAGTGGTGCCTTCAGGTGCCCCTCCTGagcttctctctcacacagtcaCGATCCATCCACTCAGACGTGCATTTTGAAGCGCTTTAAGAGAGGCGCAAAAACACATCTCTGGGTTGTTGCTGTTTATTCCTTTTTCTTTAATCAAAGGACATTATTtgatttaaacatttcattatTTAAAGGTGAggaaatttgaatttgaaaagcaaaactgaaaatgtgATCCACAAATGTAAAGCAAGGCAAATAacctttttgtattttagtttcagtttatgtcggtcattttccaacttataaaacacaaatgcacTGGTAGATAGACAGtacataaacattaaattaacatttttttttagcattataaaaacaaaacagccacCATTTTGACATTAATTGTTTTATGAGCTCCCTTTAAATTATACAGAGCAATAAGAAACTGATGGAACTaagtatatatacagtatatacgcCTATTGTCTTCCCAGATATCCCAAACATATTTCATGTACACTTTGGTGTTCATacttcagttttatatttgttaatcaTCTTGTGTTTAAATAATGTGTGTATTACACACGTTCATTTCTGTTTCTAACCCACTTAACATATTTACTCCATATACAACACATCTTTGTTTTATgcacacattttaaagaaaaaaacaacaacaacatgtctTGACAATTTTCATATTTCCAGTGACTACACTTTAAACTTTAGGAAACTAAAGCATCATACATTTCCCTTTTCCGATTACAACGAATGTGCCTTTCTGTTGAAATCACATCGGTCATTAAAGCATCATTAATTGTGGGTAATATTTCAGGTCAATGTTTATTTCgaaagtccaatatcacaaatgtATAAAACAATCTGTGCAGCATACGACACCCTCTGTCATATCTCCCTCGCCActgataaagataaataaataaatgggaaACAACTGAAGAAACCgtagaaagagaaacagagggatCACTCTCACAGAGTGGACACACTTGCAGTACATGTTGTAGCTATAATTTCCGACAGTCCCTGAACGCCACGTAAGACCTGCCATACCACGCCCCTTTCTACTGAGACACTGAACTCAAATGAAGCGCTGTTAAGTTGCTCTGTAAAGTTTGGTCCCTTGACAGGCGACAAACACGAAGTTAAAACATCAGAAACAACAGTTGGGGTCAGTTATGTGTCATAAGTGTTAAAAACAGTTCATATTACTCTGTGAAAACGTCACAGAAGAGAGCAACTGACTGCTGACCAACATGAACTCTCCCAAATTAACGGTAACTTTTTCTCCAATTAGCAACACCTGTGGCACTCAGGCATACTGGGATACTCACTACATGAACCTGTCGTTCCCCCCAAGAGGTTAGtataatttatatttaaaaacattattcaGCAGTGACACATTTAATAACGTTAGATTATTTAACGTTAAATCTGAACAACAGTTTCACAGTCCGTCTAATGGGACCTAGCTAGACTCCTACAGATTGAATGTGTAAGGAGCTAACATGTAGCACTGCTACCTACATCGAGCTAGCTAAAGCTAACTCGGTGCAACAGGCCCGCACTAAATCTTGCCTTTATTGGGCTTTTAATATTTagtatgtttttgaaaatgttttaaagagactttgtggtcattttggaaGCTGCAGTGTGTTATACTGCATTTCATACAGAGAGGTGTTTCTGCAATTTAGCTTATTTAGCTCAATGGTACTCAACCAGGGGTCTGGGGATCCTCAGGGATCCTTGAAGGAGATCCAGGGGTTCCCAGGAAAATGGGGAATAGAGTATTTTTACCTCTTTATTCACCAAAGAATGAACCCAATGTGAGTAAGAGTTATAAAagtgactattctgatcatAAGTTTAACAGCTTCCTCACAAATACCTGATTGTGAATCAGGTTATGGAGGTGTCCTTAACAATTATTTATAAATATTGATCTGACACTGTTTTACACCTTTTTTGGCATTGTTCTCACGCCAAGAAATTGTGGAAGGACTGTTGCAGATTTACCACGGACCATATCTCCAAAGACTTTACATTATTATGGGACAATGTGGTGTTTGGTTTCCTCAGGTATCCTAAAAAGAAGATAAAACTTTTTAATAATTCATTTGGTAATGATTCTGGCAAAGCATTTTATCCATAAATGTAAGTTTAGCAATAATAAACttcatattgatgtttttctgaAGGATGTTGAACACTACATGAAGGCCGCTCCTTGATATCTGTATGTGTTATAATATCTTTGTGTAATCCCCTGGGCtctctgttattgttgtttgcatACTCTCAACTGTGTACTATGGTTACCT
Encoded here:
- the nrf1 gene encoding nuclear respiratory factor 1 isoform X2, yielding MDEHVVHQTEHMTTIEASAVSQQVHVATFTEASMMSAEEDSTSSPDDDPYDDTDILNSAGTDEVTAHLAAAGPVGMAAAAAVATGKKRKRPHIFESNPSIRKRQQTRLLRKLRATLDEYTTRVGQQAIVLCISPSKPNPVFKVFGAAPLENVVRKYKGMMLEDLENALAEHAPAGGEMSSELPPLTIDGIPVSVDKMTQAQLRAFIPEMLKYSTGRGKPGWGKESCKPVWWPEDIPWANVRSDVRTEEQKQRVSWTQALRTIVKNCYKQHGREDLLYAFEDQVTTTTTTQHHLTAAQSIAHLVPSQTVVQTINNPDGTVSLIQVGTGHTVATLADASELPSVTVAQVNYSTVTDGEVEQNWATLQGGEMTIQTTQASEATQAVASLAEAAVAASHEMQPGATVTMALNSEAAAHAVATLAEATLQGGGQIVLAETAAAVGALAGVQDATGLVQIPVSMYQTVVTSLAQGNRPVQVAMAPVATRIDNTVTLDGQAVEVVTLEQ
- the nrf1 gene encoding nuclear respiratory factor 1 isoform X1; the encoded protein is MDEHVVHQTEHMTTIEASAVSQQVQQVHVATFTEASMMSAEEDSTSSPDDDPYDDTDILNSAGTDEVTAHLAAAGPVGMAAAAAVATGKKRKRPHIFESNPSIRKRQQTRLLRKLRATLDEYTTRVGQQAIVLCISPSKPNPVFKVFGAAPLENVVRKYKGMMLEDLENALAEHAPAGGEMSSELPPLTIDGIPVSVDKMTQAQLRAFIPEMLKYSTGRGKPGWGKESCKPVWWPEDIPWANVRSDVRTEEQKQRVSWTQALRTIVKNCYKQHGREDLLYAFEDQVTTTTTTQHHLTAAQSIAHLVPSQTVVQTINNPDGTVSLIQVGTGHTVATLADASELPSVTVAQVNYSTVTDGEVEQNWATLQGGEMTIQTTQASEATQAVASLAEAAVAASHEMQPGATVTMALNSEAAAHAVATLAEATLQGGGQIVLAETAAAVGALAGVQDATGLVQIPVSMYQTVVTSLAQGNRPVQVAMAPVATRIDNTVTLDGQAVEVVTLEQ